In the Sedimentisphaera cyanobacteriorum genome, ACCCGTACGACCCTACACCCATAAAGCAGGGCATTGGCGTGTACTACACAGAGCTCAGCGTTGGGGAGGTGAGCTTTGCAATAGTCGAAGATCGCAAATTCAAGAGCGGGCCGGCCAAGAAGATACCGCAGATGGGGCCAAGACCTGATCACGTTAGAGATACCACCTACGACCCCAAAACAATCGACCTCGAGGGGCTAAAGCTCTTGGGCGACAGGCAGCTGAAGTTCTTGAACGACTGGGCAGACCAGCCTGCGCCGCTTAAAGCCGTGCTCTCCCAGACGGGCTTCTGCGGGGCGGCAACACGCCACGGGAATTTCAAGAATCTGCTCCACGCAGACCTCGACAGCAACGGTTGGCCGCAGACAGGGCGAAAGAAAGCCCTGAGGGTTATAAACAAGGCCGGCGCAGTGCATCTTGCCGGCGACCAGCACCTGACAACGCTTGTTCGCCACGGGATCGATGAATTCCGCGACGGGCCTTTCGCTTTTGTTGCCCCTGCTATTATCAACACATATTACCATCGCTGGTGGTCTCCGGCGGATGAAAAGCCCGGCAAAAACCGCGAGCCGAATAATCCGCTCAAATACACCGGCGACTATCTCGACGGATTCAATAACAAGATTACTATGTACGCTTATGCCAACCCCTATATCAAAAACGATATACTCAAAGACGGCTTCGGGCTTATCCGCTTCGACAAGAAAGATAAAAGCGTTACGTTTGAATGCTGGCCGAGGAAGTGCGATGTTACCAAATCCAGTGCTGAGCAGATGACTGGCTGGCCGCGCACGGTAACCAGAGTAAAAACAGATGACGGCGGTTACGACTGGAAGATTCATCCGATTAAATGAAATCCGGAAAAGCAAATAAATGGGCAATAGCGTTTGCAGGCCTTGCAGTTATTGCCTGTTTATACATTATAGAGCTGAGCAAAATTGAAGTGGGCGGCTCGCAGAGGGTTCCCGGTTTGGATAATGTGAAGGCCAGCGATGCTGATAAACAGTGGGCGCCGTTTTACCGCGTTCGTGCATCGCTGATAGACAATCAGACCGCAGAATTTGACATTCCTGAGAAGCTTCGCCGCAAGGACGGCGAGCAAATCACTCTAACCGGAGCAGCGATGTTTTACGGCTCCGGCTGCTCCGCTTCGGGGGATAAGGTTTCTGTGGAATACTTTTTTCTCGTTCCTTCATTATCGATTGCTGATGCCTGCACAATCCTGCCTGAGGTTATGATGAGGTATCGCGTGCGTGTGAATCTCGCGGAGCCTTGGGTTCTCTCCCGTGTTGAGATGACTGCGGCTATTGTACGTTTGAGCGGGAGGTTCCGGATAGACACTTCGAAACCGTTTGAAGCCGCATTTATTGTGGATGAGGCTGAATGCTCGCTTGCAGAGAATGATTAGCTATGGATTTTTTCACTATATTCTTCGATTCGCTTATGCAGGCTGCCCCGTATGTAATACTGGGTATGCTGATTGCGGGGGCGGTTCGTAATTATGTGCCTCAGGATGTACTTCGTGAGAATCTCGGCGGGAACTCCCCGCTTACACTGCTCAAATCGGTAGGGATAGGCTGCATCCTGCCTCTTTGTTCCTGCGGGACGATACCGCTTGGAATCGGGCTGTACAGGAGCGGGGCAGCTGTAGGGAATATGCTTGCGTTTATGACATCCGCTCCAGTTCTTTCTCCTGTGCTGATTGTGCTTGCGATAAAACTGCTCGGCTTCAAAATAACGCTCACATTGATTTTTTCGGCTGTTGTCGGGGCTATGGTTATAGGCTGGATTGGAAACAGGCTCTTCCCGCCTAAGGTCGGTTTTTCATCAGCCTGCTGCTGCGAGAATATGGAATTTAAGTATCACAGCAGACTCGCAGAAAAGGGAAGGACAGGAAAGCTGCTTGAAACAGTAAGGTGGTCGTTTCTGGATCTCGGGGCAGATATCTGTATTGATATTCTGATTGGCCTCGGGATTGTATCGGTTATTCTAGCAATCCTGCCGATGGAGTGGATCTCCAGATGGCTCGGGCAGCAGGATTTGTTTACGCTGGTGTATGTGGTGATTCTTGGAATCTTTACCTACGCATGCAGCATCCCTTCTATACCCATTATTCAGGGGCTTCTGCTTATGGGCGCTTCGCCCGGGGCAGCGATGGCGTATATGATAGCCGGCCCGGCTACAAATTTCGGCGAGCTCTACGCAATAGGCAAGTCTATGGGCAAAAAGCCTGCTGTTTACTATGCCGGCGCTCTGATTGTGCTAGCGATAACTGCGGGATACCTCACCGACAGGCTCGTTTTCCCCGATTATCAGTACAGAGCCTTCAGGCAGCAGGGAGAGCTTGTGATAAAGCAGTGCTGCGTGCCGGTTATTTTCGGAGAGGGAGTGGATGTTGGGGATCCTCAAGTGCCCGGATGGCACTGGCCTTTCGGTTTTCTCCTTTTCGGGGTGATTGGATTCGGCTTTTTCAAAAAGGTGAAACACTTTCTGGTAAACCCATGCCAGTGCTGCGTATGGAAGAGCTACGAGCAGGGAGATTCGTGCGGGGCAAAATGCCACGTCCGGAGGAAACACGATTTCTTCCAGAAATATATAGCACGGCCTTTGAAGAATTTATATGATATTGAATAAAGTTTTGCTGCTTTAATGCTAAAAAAATGGTACTGTTGGCTCATAAACAAAATTTGAACAATTTTCGTATTAAAGATTGAATCATTATTAAGTTGATTTTATAATAAATTGACGTGATGTCAGTCTAAATTGGCAGTCCTAAAACAAAGGAGTGAAAAAATGAATTCTCTAAAAGCGGTTGATATTGCTAAGTATATCACCGAAGAGTTAGGCTCGATGACTGCAATGAAGCTTCAGAAGCTTGTGTATTACAGCCAAGCTTGGTCGCTTGTATGGGACGACTGCAAACTTTTTGATGATCCAATAGAGGCTTGGGCTAACGGGCCGGTAGTAAGAGAGCTCTATAATCTTCACAAGGGCAGCTACATCGTTAGTTCAGATACCTTCTCAGATGGAGATATCTCCAAATTGAGCGAAAATCAAAAAGATACTGTTGATACAGTACTCAACGCTTATAAAGATAAAACACCCCAATGGCTGAGTGATCAGACCCATGCAGAACGGCCTTGGATAGAGGCTCGCGAAGGGCTTTGTGAAACTGAAAGGGGCGAGAGGATAATATCTTTGGAGACTATGGCTGAATACTATGGCTCGCTCTGAAAAAAAGAAAGTTCCCCAGCAGGCCCTTAACAGACCAAACGAGAAGAAGGTAAAAATACCTCAAAGAAAAACAGCTTTAAGAGTAAGTTGGCGGTTTTCAACTGTAGATAGAAAAGGGCCGTTTGCTTGGCCTAAAGGCCAAAAGAAAGAGCTTAAAATTTTGTCTAAGCTTTATGATTTCGATTGCTGTAAGTGGCAGGAGATAGAGGGTAAAAATCATCACTACTTGTCTCAAGAGAGTTTGTCGAAAGAGGCTTTGAAGAGATTGAAAGAAACTCAAAAAGATGATCAAGTAGAAAATCTCTTTTCTTTTCATCTAAATGGTAAAGAGAGGATTGTTGCAGTAAGATACTTGAATGTTGCAAATTTGCTGTGGTATGATCCTAATCACCAGGTTTCCCCTTCGACTAAGCGGCATACCTGAATTACTGTGAAATATGCCAGCAGCTTGCTGTATTTTCTGGAAATTATGAATTAAATTCAATTTTTCTTAAAAAAACACACATAAAACTTTACAAAATATAAAATGAGTTTGAATTTGGTTTTCCTGACTTCGGCGGTATGATTGTGGAAAACTCTGCAAAAAGTGGGTTTTGAGGCTGTTATCCCCGATTTCTCACTTATCCCCGATTTCTCACTTAGCGTTCAAAATCGTGAAAAATCAAAATTTTTTCCACAGCCATCCCATAGAAGAGCAAAATACAAGATGTTTCTTTAAAACCAGCGGGGTATGAGTTACACTAATTCTTTCAGTCTAATTAAACAAATTAGGAGTAACCCATGACACCCGCCAAACATCAATATAGCATTCTTAAGCAAATATGCCAACATATTCCTGCACATCTTGTTTCAAAATTGTCTCGGTCTTTCGGTATTGACAAGCAATCACGAACATTTTCTTGCTGGTCGCACATTGTATCTATGCTTCATGTCCAGATTGCTCACAGTCTCTCGCTCAACGACGTTTCCGACACATTGCGTAATCATTCTGGAGCTTTGACTCCTATCCGCCGTGCAACCCCTTCAAGCAGGAATGGGCTTTCTCATGCAAACAGGGTTCGAGATCCTCTTATGGCAGAGACTCTCTTCTGGGAGGTGCTGTCCCATATCCAGAACAAACATCTTGATTTTGGGAGAGGCCATAAGTATTCCGGCCTTCCGAGGCGTTTTAAGAGAGCAATATATGCGGTTGACTCAACCACGATCCAGCTTGTAGCTAACTGTATTGACTGGGCTAAACATCGCAGACGAAAAGCGGCTGCAAAGTGCCATATGCAGCTGAATCTCCAGACGTTCCTGCCTCAATTTGCTATTGTAAAAGAAGCCTCAACCCATGATTCGACAGAAGCTTATCAGCTCTGTCAGGACCTTAAAAGCGGCGAAATAGCGGTTTTTGACAAGGCTTACGTGGATTTTAAGCATCTAGCAGATCTTGACAGGCGAGAATTATTCTGGGTTACCAGAGCCAAAGATAATATGAAATATCGTTTTGTTAAACAGAATACAGAACCAAAAGGTAATATCCAATACGATGCTTTAATTGAACTTGAAATGCCGAAAAGCCGCGAGGCATACCCGAAGAAGCTCCGTTTAGTTAAGGCTTATGTGGAAATTAACGGCGAGAAAAAGCTTATGAAATTTATCACGAACAATATGCAGTGGGCGCCGAGCAGTATTTGCGACCTATATAAGTGCCGCTGGGGTATAGAGGTGTTTTTCAAGCAGATAAAACAGACTTTGCAGCTAAGCGATTTCCTAGGGCATAGCCAAAAAGCAATTCTATGGCAAGTATGGACGGCTATGCTGGCTTATATTTTAATAAGGTATATAGGTTTCCTCGGTCAGTGGAAAGGAGCATTCAGCCGATTGTTTACTTTACTGAGGGGTTATTATTCAGCCGGCTGGATGTTTTTAGCGTTATGGCTGCCTGTGGGACAGCACGTGGTTCACCGCGTATGGTTGGCAGCCCTCAGCAGGCTTATTTGCCGGGTTTTAATATGTAGCAAGATTTTACGAAAATAAAGAGGTGAAAAGAGAGCGGGCAGTATTGAGCAAAAAACTGCCAATTGAACAAAAGCAAAAAAAATGCAAACTGGGGTAATTCAAATCCTTCAAGAAAAGGGCGTTTTAATACAATAAACAAGCCCTCAACGATAAATTTATGGACTTATGGGATGGCTGTGTATAAAAATCTTAATGTTTAATTGTCTTTATCGATCTATAATATAAAGCCTTGTCCGTTTGGTGAACCTAAACAGCCTCGGATTTACCGCCGGATTTTTTCAGACAGCGAAATACACTGCTGATTATTCACAGTATATCTTTTTTTCCTGCGCGATAATTGGTTTTAAAACTCGTGGGATTGGTTTTGAACAACCAAGTGCGAGAAGGACAAGAAGAATTTTTATAATTTTTTAACAACGATTAACATTCATGAAGAACCTTTAAAATCAGCGTAATCTCCTGATAGAATCCTTTGCGGTTTTATCACGCACATTGCAGTGAGACAAAAATTCAAATCTGCGCAGTCCCGGATTTGAGCTGCCTGCCATTGGCCACTTACTGCTTGACATAAATACCCCTTTTACTTATCTTTATACGCTTTCCATGCCGGAGTGGCGGAATCGGCAGACGCGAAGGATTCAAAATCCTTTCCTGATTACCAGGGTGTGGGTTCAAGTCCCACCTCCGGCAGCTTTTTTTGATCCCGTCAGAGCGTTTTATTACAATCCTTATTAAAATTACTGCTTTTTTACTTCATTATCGGCTAAGGCATCTTATAATAATCTCATATTTTGTTGTGAATATATTTACAGCATATTCAGGCGGTGGTCATTCAGAGAGTTGAGGTTGAGAGCAGAGGAATATATATTTAAATACTAGACTTTT is a window encoding:
- a CDS encoding metallophosphoesterase family protein, which encodes MFLISAGAAAAEMTPPVKAPFEKLDTYCVNDWWNHAEKIKDNANKIVDVDVPRDEVICFGMYTTEDSVLKLTAQLFPLYPNETRTVRLEFMQDGKWQEAAREEVNDIGWSCLFRIEDWDESKDVRYRLRHGKKAEFEGLIRKDPVNKEEITVASLNCNSNKDRGMRENYVRNLRALDPDLLFFAGDQSYDHREHTAAWLLFGLQFRDVFRDRPCITIPDDHDIGQGNLWGEGGKKALSPAGDHGGYFYDPDYVKMVERCQTSHLPDPYDPTPIKQGIGVYYTELSVGEVSFAIVEDRKFKSGPAKKIPQMGPRPDHVRDTTYDPKTIDLEGLKLLGDRQLKFLNDWADQPAPLKAVLSQTGFCGAATRHGNFKNLLHADLDSNGWPQTGRKKALRVINKAGAVHLAGDQHLTTLVRHGIDEFRDGPFAFVAPAIINTYYHRWWSPADEKPGKNREPNNPLKYTGDYLDGFNNKITMYAYANPYIKNDILKDGFGLIRFDKKDKSVTFECWPRKCDVTKSSAEQMTGWPRTVTRVKTDDGGYDWKIHPIK
- a CDS encoding permease; protein product: MDFFTIFFDSLMQAAPYVILGMLIAGAVRNYVPQDVLRENLGGNSPLTLLKSVGIGCILPLCSCGTIPLGIGLYRSGAAVGNMLAFMTSAPVLSPVLIVLAIKLLGFKITLTLIFSAVVGAMVIGWIGNRLFPPKVGFSSACCCENMEFKYHSRLAEKGRTGKLLETVRWSFLDLGADICIDILIGLGIVSVILAILPMEWISRWLGQQDLFTLVYVVILGIFTYACSIPSIPIIQGLLLMGASPGAAMAYMIAGPATNFGELYAIGKSMGKKPAVYYAGALIVLAITAGYLTDRLVFPDYQYRAFRQQGELVIKQCCVPVIFGEGVDVGDPQVPGWHWPFGFLLFGVIGFGFFKKVKHFLVNPCQCCVWKSYEQGDSCGAKCHVRRKHDFFQKYIARPLKNLYDIE
- a CDS encoding Panacea domain-containing protein, which gives rise to MNSLKAVDIAKYITEELGSMTAMKLQKLVYYSQAWSLVWDDCKLFDDPIEAWANGPVVRELYNLHKGSYIVSSDTFSDGDISKLSENQKDTVDTVLNAYKDKTPQWLSDQTHAERPWIEAREGLCETERGERIISLETMAEYYGSL